Proteins from a genomic interval of Kitasatospora herbaricolor:
- a CDS encoding acyl-CoA mutase large subunit family protein, translating to MAAEPRRTESGLPVEPVYGPEALRGWDPAERLGEPGEYPYTRGVYPSMYTGRPWTMRQYAGFGTAAESNARYRQLIAGGGTGLSVAFDLPTQMGYDSDAPLAAGEVGKVGVAVDSVEDMAVLFGGIPLDGVSTSMTINAPAALLLLLYQLVGESQGVAPARLTGTVQNDVLKEYIARGTYIFPPKPSLRLVADVIRYCRAEIPRWNTISISGYHMAEAGADPAQEIAFTLANGIEYVRTALAAGMAVDDFAPRLSFFFVARTTLLEEVAKFRAARRIWARVMREEFGARDPRSQMLRFHTQTAGVQLTAQQPEVNLVRVSLQALAAVLGGTQSLHTNSFDEAIALPTEKAARLALRTQQVLAYETDVTATVDPFAGSYAVERMTDEVEALALALMRRVEELGGAVAAIEQGHQKAEIERTAYRVQQETDAGRRTVVGVNRFRLDAEEPYRPLRVDPAVEARQAARLTALRAGRDRRAVDRALGALRRAAAGTDNVLPPMKEALAARATVGEVCDALREVWGTYAPVERF from the coding sequence ATGGCAGCCGAGCCCCGCCGCACCGAGTCGGGCCTGCCCGTCGAGCCCGTCTACGGCCCCGAGGCGCTCCGGGGCTGGGACCCGGCCGAGCGGCTCGGCGAACCCGGCGAGTACCCCTACACCCGCGGCGTGTACCCGTCGATGTACACCGGACGGCCCTGGACGATGCGCCAGTACGCCGGCTTCGGCACCGCCGCCGAGTCCAACGCCCGGTACCGGCAGCTGATCGCCGGCGGCGGCACCGGCCTCTCGGTCGCCTTCGACCTGCCGACCCAGATGGGCTACGACTCCGACGCCCCGCTCGCGGCCGGCGAGGTCGGCAAGGTGGGCGTGGCCGTGGACAGCGTCGAGGACATGGCCGTCCTGTTCGGCGGGATCCCGCTGGACGGGGTCTCCACCTCGATGACCATCAACGCGCCCGCCGCGCTGCTCCTCCTGCTGTACCAACTGGTCGGCGAGTCCCAGGGAGTGGCGCCCGCCCGGCTCACCGGCACGGTCCAGAACGACGTGCTGAAGGAGTACATCGCCCGCGGCACCTACATCTTCCCGCCGAAGCCCTCGCTGCGGCTGGTCGCGGACGTGATCCGGTACTGCCGGGCCGAGATCCCGCGGTGGAACACCATCTCGATCTCCGGCTACCACATGGCCGAGGCCGGGGCCGATCCCGCGCAGGAGATCGCCTTCACCCTCGCCAACGGCATCGAGTACGTCCGCACCGCGCTGGCGGCCGGGATGGCCGTCGACGACTTCGCGCCCCGGCTCTCCTTCTTCTTCGTCGCGCGCACCACGCTGCTGGAGGAGGTCGCCAAGTTCCGGGCGGCGCGGCGGATCTGGGCGCGGGTGATGCGCGAGGAGTTCGGCGCCCGGGACCCGAGGTCGCAGATGCTGCGCTTCCACACCCAGACCGCCGGGGTGCAGCTGACCGCCCAGCAGCCCGAGGTCAACCTCGTCCGGGTCTCGCTGCAGGCGCTGGCCGCCGTTCTCGGCGGCACCCAGTCGCTGCACACCAACAGCTTCGACGAGGCGATCGCGCTGCCCACCGAGAAGGCCGCCCGGCTGGCCCTGCGGACCCAGCAGGTGCTGGCGTACGAGACGGACGTCACCGCCACCGTCGACCCCTTCGCCGGCTCCTACGCCGTCGAGCGGATGACCGACGAGGTCGAGGCCCTCGCGCTCGCACTGATGCGCCGGGTGGAGGAGCTGGGCGGCGCGGTCGCCGCGATCGAGCAGGGCCACCAGAAGGCCGAGATCGAGCGCACCGCCTACCGCGTCCAGCAGGAGACCGACGCCGGCCGGCGCACCGTGGTCGGGGTGAACCGGTTCCGGCTGGACGCCGAGGAGCCCTACCGGCCGCTGCGGGTGGACCCGGCGGTCGAGGCCCGGCAGGCGGCCCGGCTGACCGCGCTGCGGGCCGGGCGCGACCGGCGGGCCGTCGACCGGGCCCTGGGGGCGCTGCGCCGGGCCGCCGCTGGGACGGACAACGTGCTCCCCCCGATGAAGGAGGCACTGGCGGCCCGCGCGACGGTCGGCGAGGTCTGCGACGCCCTGCGCGAGGTGTGGGGCACCTACGCGCCGGTCGAACGGTTCTGA
- a CDS encoding SDR family oxidoreductase, whose amino-acid sequence MTEQKVAVVTGASSGIGAATARRLAAEGFEVVLTARRTERIEALAKEIAERGGSARAITLDVTDRPAVDAFAAELGRVDVLVNNAGGAVGAESVETGDPADWLAMYQVNVLGVLHVTQALLPALRASGDGTVLILSSTAALTAYEGGGGYVAAKHAAHTIAATLRLELCGEPVRVIEIAPGMVKSEGFAVTRFRGDEEKAAAVYAGVAEPLTSDDVADTIAWAVTRPPHVNIDLLVVRPRAQAANHKVHRA is encoded by the coding sequence ATGACCGAGCAGAAGGTGGCCGTGGTCACCGGCGCCAGCAGCGGGATCGGCGCGGCGACCGCGCGCCGGCTGGCCGCCGAGGGCTTCGAGGTGGTGCTCACGGCCCGCCGCACCGAGCGGATCGAGGCGCTCGCCAAGGAGATCGCCGAGCGCGGCGGCTCGGCCCGCGCGATCACCCTGGACGTGACCGACCGGCCCGCCGTGGACGCCTTCGCGGCGGAGCTCGGCCGGGTGGACGTCCTGGTCAACAACGCCGGCGGCGCGGTCGGCGCCGAGTCGGTGGAGACCGGCGACCCGGCCGACTGGCTGGCCATGTACCAGGTCAACGTGCTGGGCGTGCTGCACGTGACCCAGGCGCTGCTGCCGGCCCTGCGGGCCTCCGGCGACGGCACCGTGCTGATCCTCTCCTCGACCGCCGCACTGACGGCCTACGAGGGCGGCGGCGGCTACGTGGCCGCCAAGCACGCGGCGCACACCATCGCGGCCACCCTGCGGCTGGAGCTGTGCGGGGAGCCGGTCCGGGTGATCGAGATCGCACCGGGGATGGTGAAGTCCGAGGGCTTCGCGGTCACCCGCTTCCGCGGCGACGAGGAGAAGGCCGCCGCCGTCTACGCCGGTGTGGCGGAGCCGCTGACCTCGGACGACGTCGCCGACACCATCGCCTGGGCGGTGACCAGGCCGCCGCACGTGAACATCGACCTGCTGGTGGTGCGCCCGCGCGCGCAGGCCGCCAACCACAAGGTGCACCGGGCCTGA
- a CDS encoding alpha/beta hydrolase gives MIITWYTCAMRTPRAPRPRLLAAGLAAGALLLTACSGHPRPQGAAPVTTGPAPAATAAASPAPPARPTGAADPALKPFYGQQVTWAGCPDDPRAAKVDTSAMQCGKLHVPLDYAHPGAEAIDVALLRLPAAAPGQRIGSLVVNPGGPGESGVDMVRFGADRFKGALHDRFDVVGFDPRGVGGSAPVNCLDDKDRDALNSTDEPQDPQARQAERAGRAADFAAACQARSGKLLPFVGTRNTARDLDVLREALGDRKLNYLGISYGTYLGSLYAEEFPANTGRLVLDGAVDPAADKLDQSVNQAAGFEKSLERFAVDCVRNHADDCPLGSSPDRAARKAADFLDGLREHPLTAEDGRRLTSDLGWTGAISYLYGDETTAWQQLRWSLGWAMARGKADYLLASADNYNGRDEQGHYTTLEDAGRAIRCADSAPPAPSAERIQQVLDRLREQAPLVSKGTTAEDYSTPACAAWPYRTTETPHTVRAEGSAPILVVGTTGDPATPYAAAESLAKGFASATLLTREGEGHGAFGKDNGCIDAALESYLVNGVPPAAGTRCAR, from the coding sequence ATGATCATCACCTGGTACACCTGTGCGATGAGAACTCCCCGGGCCCCCCGCCCACGCCTGCTGGCCGCCGGCCTCGCGGCCGGCGCCCTGCTGCTCACCGCGTGCAGCGGACACCCGCGGCCGCAGGGCGCCGCCCCCGTCACGACCGGCCCCGCCCCGGCGGCCACCGCCGCCGCGAGCCCCGCGCCGCCCGCCCGGCCCACCGGCGCGGCCGATCCGGCGCTCAAGCCGTTCTACGGCCAGCAGGTCACCTGGGCCGGCTGCCCCGACGACCCGCGCGCGGCGAAGGTCGACACCTCCGCCATGCAGTGCGGCAAGCTGCACGTCCCGCTCGACTACGCGCACCCCGGCGCCGAGGCGATCGACGTCGCCCTGCTGCGGCTGCCGGCCGCCGCGCCCGGGCAGCGGATCGGCTCGCTGGTGGTCAACCCGGGCGGCCCCGGCGAGTCAGGCGTCGACATGGTCAGGTTCGGCGCCGACCGCTTCAAGGGCGCCCTGCACGACCGCTTCGACGTGGTCGGCTTCGACCCGCGCGGCGTCGGCGGCAGCGCCCCCGTCAACTGCCTGGACGACAAGGACCGCGACGCGCTCAACTCCACCGACGAGCCGCAGGACCCGCAGGCCCGCCAGGCCGAGCGCGCCGGGCGGGCCGCCGACTTCGCCGCCGCCTGCCAGGCCCGTTCCGGCAAGCTGCTCCCGTTCGTCGGCACCCGCAATACCGCCCGGGACCTCGACGTCCTGCGCGAGGCCCTGGGCGACCGCAAGCTCAACTACCTCGGCATCTCGTACGGCACGTACCTCGGCTCGCTGTACGCCGAGGAGTTCCCCGCCAACACCGGCCGGCTGGTGCTGGACGGCGCCGTCGACCCGGCCGCCGACAAGCTGGACCAGAGCGTGAACCAGGCGGCCGGCTTCGAGAAGTCGCTGGAGCGCTTCGCCGTCGACTGCGTCCGCAACCACGCCGACGACTGCCCGCTCGGCAGTTCGCCCGACCGGGCCGCCAGGAAGGCCGCCGACTTCCTGGACGGCCTGCGGGAGCACCCGCTGACCGCCGAGGACGGCCGCCGGCTCACCAGCGACCTCGGCTGGACCGGCGCCATCAGCTACCTCTACGGGGACGAGACGACCGCCTGGCAGCAGCTGCGCTGGTCCCTCGGCTGGGCGATGGCACGCGGCAAGGCCGACTACCTGCTGGCCTCGGCCGACAACTACAACGGCCGCGACGAGCAGGGGCACTACACCACCCTGGAGGATGCCGGACGGGCCATCCGCTGCGCCGACAGCGCACCGCCCGCGCCGTCCGCCGAGCGGATCCAGCAGGTCCTCGACCGGCTGCGCGAGCAGGCGCCACTGGTCAGCAAGGGCACCACGGCCGAGGACTACAGCACCCCCGCCTGCGCGGCCTGGCCGTACCGGACCACCGAGACCCCGCACACCGTCCGGGCCGAGGGCAGCGCGCCGATCCTGGTGGTCGGCACCACCGGCGACCCGGCCACCCCGTACGCGGCCGCCGAGAGCCTCGCGAAGGGGTTCGCCTCCGCCACCCTGCTCACCCGGGAGGGCGAGGGCCACGGCGCCTTCGGCAAGGACAACGGCTGCATCGACGCCGCGCTGGAGTCGTACCTGGTGAACGGCGTCCCGCCGGCCGCCGGGACCCGCTGCGCCAGGTAG